The segment TACGGCTTGGCGCTGGTATCGAAAGGATAAGGCTGTTTCCAACGCTCGAATATCGGCCTGAGTTCGCCGCTGCGCACCAGTTCGGCCATGCGTTTGTCGAACACATCACGCAGTGCCTCACCCCGTTCACTGCGGGCGAACGCCAGGTACATGGGCAGCTCGACCACGTGGGTACGCCGGAATCGATCAGGTTGCGAGCTTTGCCCAATGACGTAGTCCACTTCGGTCATGGCGTCGACATAGAAGTCCACCCGGTCATGCTCAAGCATGGGCAGAATGCCTTCGCGCCGCTGGATTTCACGGTACTCCCGCACGCGGGGCAAGTATTTGCCATAGGCATAGCCACGCACCCAGGCCAGGCGATAGTCGCCTATGGTTGCCAGTGTGGGGGCCGGCTTGCTGGCAAGCCCGAGGGCGTAGACATGGTCGACGTCGAAATGCCAGCGAGGGTAGAGGTTGTCTTCACTTTCGTTCTTGTAGGAGCCGACCCAGGCATCAGCCTCGCCACGTTTGACCAGGCCAATGGCACGGCTGTAGGGCGCACTCTGCGGCACGACCTCGATCCCTGCGGGCTGGAACACCTTACGCATCACGTCCCAGGCCACACCGGTGCCATCTGCGTTGGTGTAGTCGGCCCACTCCTCGCTGACCAGGTGAACCTGGTCAGGTTGGCTGTCGCCGGCAGTCGCCCACGGGGCCGCGACCATCAGTAATGCCAGCAGCATACCCTTCAGCACCATGGCAGCCCCCGTTCTATGCGACAGCCCATACCAGAACCTGCATGCCCAACCAGGCGAAGACGCCGGCCAGCACGTCATCGAGCATGATGCCGACGCCGCCATGGACGTGACGATCAATCCAACGGATGGGCCAAGGCTTGAGGATGTCGAA is part of the Pseudomonas parafulva genome and harbors:
- a CDS encoding substrate-binding periplasmic protein — protein: MVLKGMLLALLMVAAPWATAGDSQPDQVHLVSEEWADYTNADGTGVAWDVMRKVFQPAGIEVVPQSAPYSRAIGLVKRGEADAWVGSYKNESEDNLYPRWHFDVDHVYALGLASKPAPTLATIGDYRLAWVRGYAYGKYLPRVREYREIQRREGILPMLEHDRVDFYVDAMTEVDYVIGQSSQPDRFRRTHVVELPMYLAFARSERGEALRDVFDKRMAELVRSGELRPIFERWKQPYPFDTSAKP